The following DNA comes from Pseudanabaena yagii GIHE-NHR1.
CAAACCCTGTCCAGCCGCCACACTTGACCCGCACCCATTCCCCCGTCTCAAAACGTGCTTCTCTAGGCAATCTGTCTCGATAAATCCAAGGATGTCCTTGAGCCAAACGTTCTTTAAGTTGAGTAGAAACAATAATTTCGCGCAGCTTTGCCATTAATTTGTTCTTAATACAGTTACTAGTTGATTTTTATTTGTTGAAGTTTATCGATTAAATCACCACGTCGGAAAGTAGCAGATAGTTGCTGTAGGGAAGTTTCATTACTACCATACAAAGACTCGAGAGCTTGTTGAATATCCTGTACTGCATGATTAAAATATGCTTCTCCATTTTGTTCAATCAATTTTTGAGCTTGATGGAAATTGAGATGACTAATATCATTCATTTTAATTTGGAGATCGTGGAGCAGTCTCTTTCCCATTTGCATCGCAATAAAGCATGAAGCATAACGAATAAAGTCGGGATCTTGCGGTTCTGGGCGCTTGCGTCGATTTTCGGCAAGTCGATATAGTTGCACAGCTAGAACTACTTGCGCTCCATTGAGATTCTCGGTAAAGATTGAATCGTATAGCTTACCAAAGTGTTCACGCGAAAAGAATTTAGCTTGGTGCGGTTTTTCTCGCCAAACAGATAGTACTGCCTCTGCCGCCACTCCTGAACTAATATCTGTAGATCTAGCACCAGTTTCAGAACGCTTACGCCGATAGTTATATCCTAATTGTTGAATACTTATTTCTAATCTTTGTTGCAGATCATCATTAGCACGTAAATCCTTAAGATCTACTGGGTTTTGGCTATTAGTAGCATAGGTAATCTTTTGGACGAGATTAAGATTATCACTCGGTAATTCATAGAGTCTTAATAAGACATAAGCTTGAGTATCTTGGGGTAAGATTTTTTGGAATAAGTTTGGCTCCTGTATGGTTTTAGATATCGTCATACAGGTTTGTCCACCATTAATTATTTGGAGATTTTCAACACGTACTTTGTAATTACTGTCTTGCAATCCGTTATAAGAAAATTTATCGCAAATTAATGTGATTCCATTATTATAAAAATAAAAATTATCTTTTTCCTCACTATTCAAAGTATCACGAATACCTTCATTAACACGATTACCTTGTAATCCTAAATAACGACGAATATTCCTTTCAAGTAGCCGTTCTCCATGTCTTTCAATTAAAGATGCGATTTCCGTTACGGAAATCCTGCCCACAAGCACTCGGCTAAAGCTCATATCTTCGACGATCGCTTTACCACTTAACTGTAAGGTGTCTTTGACGGGTTTCGATGCTTGCAGAATGTTGACAAGGCGATCGTGATTGACATGTTCCCATGTCGCTTGATCCCCAAAGCCAGCGCGATCAATTGCTTCTTGGGCAGCATTATTCCATTTCAATCCATTATTACAAGCTAAGGCACGAATTTGAGGAATATATCCATCACGAATTAAACTACGTGCCTCTTCGACCTTGGCAAGAAGTCTCGGATTAATGTAATCCAGTCGGGCAGTAGGATTGAACAAATACTTAATGGCATTGATCAGACTTTCGATCCCATCTTCAGGGAAATTAGAATTTACCTCTAAATTATTCTTATACTTGGCTTGAAATAAACTAACTGTAAACTCTCCATCATGCTCCTCAGAGATATGCATAGCATCTACGCCAAAATCTCCCCCACCTTCGGTTAAACAATCAAAGGTTTGCTCGTCTTCTAAATCTAAAATAGTCTTGACACATAAGTACACAAATGCCAGTGATTTGAGCTTTGCCTCATCACGAATGCGAAGTTCTTCACTAGCTTGTTGGCGAATATTATCTATTACAGATGCTAAGCGTTGATCAATGATAGAAGCATTTATATTCATGGAATTGAGATGGTCAAGGTGAATCTGCGATTTAATAATGAACCAAGTTTGGGATGACGCGAATCCGTCGAGCCATACAAAACTTGGTTTACTGCAAAGCCCCTACTTGAGCATCTACAAATAGCATCGCCACTTGCAGACTTGTGTATTAGCCTAGAATAGAATAGCACTCCACATTTTCCCTATGACTGTCAATCCTACAATATCCCTAGAGACTGAGCTTACAAGTCCCATAATTAAAGCTCCTGAACTCCTTGCGCCTGCGGGGACTTGGGAATGTGCAAAGGCAGCAGTAGAAAATGGGGCGGATGCTATTTATTTTGGCTTGGAAAAATTTAATGCGCGGATGCGGGCGCACAACTTTACAGAAGCGGATTTGCCTGATTTGATGGCATTTCTGCACCGTCGCGGCGTGAAGGGATATGTGACCCTCAATACCTTGATTTTTACGTCAGAATTAGGCTCGGTGGAATCCTATTTGCGATCGATTATTGCGGCGGGAGTGGATGCAGCGATCGTGCAGGATGTGGGCTTGTGCCGCTTAATTCGCCATTTGTCGCCCGATTTCCCGATTCATGGCTCAACCCAGATGACGGTGACTAGTGGTGCAGGTGTTGAGTTTGCCAAGTCTTTGGGATGCGATTTGGTGGTGTTGGCGCGAGAATGCTCGATCGCCGAAATCCGTAAAATCCAAAAACAGATCGGTGATCGCCAAATTTCGCTACCCCTAGAAGTGTTTGTGCATGGGGCTTTGTGTGTCGCCTATTCGGGACAGTGTTTGACCAGTGAATCCTTGGGCGGGCGATCGGCAAATCGTGGCGAATGCGCCCAAGCCTGTCGGATGCCCTACGAAATGATTGTCGATGGTCAGCCGATAGATTTAGGCGATCGGCGCTATCTGCTCAGTCCTCAAGATTTGGCAGGGCTGGCAGTTCTGCCAGAGTTGATCGAGGCGGGAGTGGTATCCCTGAAAATTGAAGGACGTTTGAAGCATCCTGAATATGTGGCAAGTGTGACGCAGGTATATCGCCAAGCCATTGATCGCGTGGTGCAAGGTTTAGAAAATCAGGTTAGTGCAGGCGATCGCTACCAATTAGAAATGGCATTTTCGCGAGGTCTATACACAGGTTGGCTAGATGGTATCGACAATCAAGCCCTTGTCCATGCCCGATTTGGCAAAAAGCGCGGCGTATATTTGGGCGAAATTACCGAGATTCGCGATGGGCGCGATAAACAGGTGGTGCTACGGTTACAAGCTCCACTTAAAGCAGGAGATGGTGTCGTTTTCGATGCGGGTAAACCTGCCGATCGCGAAGAAGGTGGACGTATCTATGCAGTGAATTGCAGTGAATTGCGAGGAAAAGATACCATTGTCACCTTTGGGCGGCGCGATGTGGATTTGCGGCGTGTGCGCGTAGGCGATCTCCTCTGGAAAACCAACGATCCTGAACTCGATAAACAATTGCGCCAAACCTACACCAGCGAAAAGATTCTCTTTCAGCGTCCCATTGACATCGAAATTCATGGCGAAATTGGGCAGGCTCTAACTGTGATCGCCCGTGATGCTCAAGGAAATATCGCTCAAGTGGATTCTACAATGTCGTTAGAGGAAGCGAATAATAAACCCTTAACAACAGAACGTTTAACAGATCAGTTGGGAAGATTGGGAAATACGCCTTTCTGTTTGGGAACTCTGCACAATCATTTGCAAGGTGCGGTGATGCTTCCCGTCAGTGAGCTAAATCGTATCCGTCGCGAACTGGTCGAGCAGTTAGATATCCTTCGCAGCAGTCCGAAGCGTTGGCAATTAAATTCTCATTCCTATACTGATTTGTTACCCAAGACTGAATCTAGTCCTGAGATTGCTCCCCAAGCTATTGTTTTAGTGCGGAATTTAGAACAATTACAAGCAGTTCTCACTACCGATATTTCCACTATTTATTGCGAATTTGAAGACCCTACATCCTATCGGACTGCGATGGAAATGGCAAGACAAGCTACCCATGCACCGAGTATTTGGGTTGCTCCACCACGCATTACCAAGCCCAATGAGAACTATATTCTCAAGCAAGTTCTCTCTAGTAATGCCGATGGCTATCTGATTCGCAATTACGACCATTTACAATTTTTTGCCGAATCAAGAATCATCGCTGACTTCTCTTTTAATATCGCCAATCCTTTAACCGCCAATTATTTCAAGCAATCTTTTCCCCTAGAACGCCTCACTGCTTCCTACGATCTCAGCATCCATCAATTAGAATCCTTACTCAAAAAATGTCCTCCCCAATGGTTTGAAATCACCATCCATCAACATATGCCGATGTTCCACATGGAGCATTGTGTATTTTGTGCCTTTCTCTCGGAGGGAACTGATTACACTAATTGCGGTCGTCCCTGTGATAAGCATGAGGTAAAATTGCGCGATCGCACAGGAGCCGAACATGTCTTATTAGCGGATGCAGGCTGTCGAAATACTGTATTTAATAGCACTGCTCAAACGGGTGCAGAATTCGTGCAACGCTTTCTAGAAATAGGTGTGCGACATTTCCGTTTAGAGTTTGTTAATGAGTCGCCTTCGCAAGTATTAGAAACAATTAACCGCTATCAACAACTTTTAGCTGGCAAAATTTCTGGCTCTAAGCTTTGGAAAGATTTAAAGTTACAAAATCAACTCGGTGTAACTCGTGGTTCTTTAGAGGAGTAAACGTTTTGACGATTTTAAAACTGACTTAACATCTTTTATAGTAAGTATATATAGATAATTAATCTGCAATAAAAATATTCAAAATGCACATTCAACAAGTTAAAATCAAAAACTTTCGATGTTTTGAAGATCTGACGGTCAACTTAAATCCAGATGTAAATATATTTGTTGGCAATAATGGCTCTGGTAAAAGTGCAGTATTAGATGCGATCGCGGCGGCTATGTATCCTTATACAAATCAGTTTAAACAAATAGTAGGAAAAGAGTCCAATTCTCTAGACAAACCTTTTGTCTTTCAACAAGATTTGCCGATTAGATCTGATGACAAAACAAATAACAAGATAGAACTTACTGTTTTAACTACAGAGTTTCCAAGTTGGACAATTAATTACTATAAAAAAATTACTGATGATACTGCACGTTTAAGTGTAAGTAATGGAGATCCTTGGTTTCAAACAATTCGTCAGGGTATTAACAGCTATTTGAACGTTCTTAATAATGACATAGAATCCTATCTCTTTACCATTGCTTACTACAGAGGAAATCGAAACCTAACAAACATTACTGATATTGAAAATATTTCAAATAAATCTTTTGATAGATTTGATATTTTAAAAAATGCTTTTGATGCAACAGCTAATTTTACAGATTTAGCTAACTGGCTTTTTGTCCGTGAATTTCAAGAGCTAAGAGAAGGCAAAAAAAAGGGAGACATTAATTTTGAACTTTCTGATTTGAAGCAGGTACGTAAAGCGATTTCTACTATTATTGCTCCTCATGCCCGTGTATATTTTTCGCAGACAACTTCAGCCAAACTAATGGTTGAATGGGAAAATGAGGTAGGCGAAAAAATAGAACTATCACTAAGTCAACTAAGTACAGGCTATCGCAATATGTTAGCCCTTGTGATGGATTTTGCACGACGATTGGCACAAGCAAACCCAGAGATGGAAAATCCACTGGAAGCCAAAGCCGTATTAATGATTGACGAGATAGATTTACACCTACATCCCACTTGGCAACAAAAAATTATTCCCGACCTCCGCAAAGTATTTCCTAATACTCAAATCATCGCCACCACCCATAGCCCCGAAATTGTCACTACTGTAAAACGCCATCAGGTCAAAATTTTAGAAGATTATCAAATCAAAGAATGTCCCTCACCGACTAGAGGCATGAAAAGCTCTGATGTTGTGCGCTATGTTTTAGGGCTAGATAATTTACGACCAGATACCGAAGAATCAAGGACATTAACAGCACTTTTTGACGCGATCGATAATGGTAATTTAGAAGAAGCAAAACGATTGCGAGATAAATTACAAGACTGGAAATCATTTGATCCAGATATTACTAGAGCCGACATGCAAATCCGTCGATTGGAGCGTGAAATGACCGCATGAAAAATGTGCTTAAATCTTCAGAACCTGATGAGTTTCAGAAATACAAAAAGAAAAATAATTCTCAATCTAAAACATGGAAAAGTTTCAAACGAACTAGTGCTTATAATTCTGTCCGTGAAACACTTGTAATTGATCAAAAAGGACTTTGTGCTTATTGTGAAATCGATCTTCATCCCAATGATCGTTGTGTCGAGCATTTTATTCCGCGAAATCAATCCACTCCAGAAAACAACTACGATCTAGATTGGCAGAATATGTTAGCCAATTGTAGAGGAGGTATGGAAACTATTGATATTTCCGAAGAAGAAAATGAACGTAGAATCTCACAACCACCCAACAGAGTTGCCTGTTGTAGTGCTGCTAAAGCTGATTTTATTCCCGATGGCAAATTATTAAATCCCCTTGAATTACCAATATTAAGACTATTTCGTTTTAGCAGTTTAGATGGTGAAATCAGACCTGACGAAAATGCTTGTAAAAATGCTGGTATTCCCATTGAATATGTGCAATTCACCATTCAAAAATTGGGACTCAATGTTCAACGATTAAAAAATGAAAGAGTAGCTATAATTAGCGAAATAACCCAAGAGCTTGATGATCGAGATGATGGGTTAATTAATCCAATTTTACTAAAAAAGCAAATTGCCGCAGAACGTTTCGGTGATGGCAAACATGACTGGCCAGCATTCTTCACAACTATTCGTTGGATTCTAGGAGAAGGTGCAGAAAAGCATTTAACCACTATTTCTTATTTGGGGTAGCTGGGGTCAAAACTTGTTCAGCAGTTAAGTTCAAATTTGGAAATGTGGGCAAAACGATCGCATCATTACCGCGAAACAAATTAAAATTTTAGCTCTAGATCAAGGAAGGACATGTGAAGCGCCTCATTCCTTGATCTGGGACTTATAAAAAGCGATTGGGAGAAAGTAGTTGGATAATCTCATCGGGCTTACCTGTGACATGGGCAGCAAACCTTTGCGCTAAGGGCAAAGCATAGACAGTGGGACTAGTAAATCCTGAGAATAAGTGGAGATTTTCATATTCCTTGACTGCACCAATGAGAGGTAAGCTGTCATTACTGAAGGCAACTAAACAATGTCGCCATTTACCTTTTAGTTCTCCTACTTTTGGCAAAATCTGACTCACAGAAGCACGAATATTTGCTTCGCTTTCAACAGGATCGATCACTGCGTAGGGATCTGTCAAAACGCGGCTCAATTGCCCAAATCTGACATGGCGATCACGAAATTGAATTGCGCCCGCATCAATTGAAGGTGGCAAAAGTTCCTGTCCTTTTATATCCCACAGTCGATCCTTTTCCGCGTCAGTTGTAGCTGCTTCTAGGGAATAACGCTTTGTCGAAGCAGGCATAACCATAGCGCGTAATTCCAGATCTACAGGTTCCGTCTCGATCGCTTCGGCATGGGTAAAATAAATTCTGGCGTTAATCCCTGATGCTTTGAGTAAAGTGCGTGACATTCCACCTGCACAGACACATACCTGAGCAGCCTGAAAATTTCCCTCCGTAGTGCTTACCCCAGTAATGCGATCGCCTGAAATTAACAAGTTTTCAACTTTGGCATAGATAACTTTGCCACCTAATCTTTGAAAAGCTATGGTACAAGCCTCAACAAAACAATCGAGATTGAGATGGGCATGGGGAAATTGTAATGCGCCACTAATTCCTTGAGTATTGAGTAAGGGTTCGCGTTCGTGAGCTTCTTTGGCATCAAGTAAGGTCGGCGCGATCGCACAGTGGGTATATTGAGCAAAAATTGCTTGGGAATCAGCTTCAGGTTCCAGCGTTAATAGGAGGTCTAACTCGCGAAACTCTGTATCCATTCCCAATTCATTAGATAAATTGCGTTGTCGGGTAATTCCTTCTTCACTGAGAATACGGGTAATCGCTGTGGTTGCACCCCAATAGGAAATACCGCCATAGCCAAGACTGCTAGAGCCTTGAAGTTGCTGATGCTGCTCAATGAGTAATACTGAGCATCCTGCTTTTTGCAGTTCATAACTCAGAGCTAGCCCTGTAATTCCACCACCAATGACAATCCAATCAGGCATTATTATTTACCTCTTGCAGTTCGATGTCTTCTAATAAATTATCGCCAGCACCTTGATGTTGAGTCTTTACCCATTTGAGAAGCTTCGGCTGGACGCACATCCGCAAAGTGACACAGGCGATCACAGGAATCCAATGCAACATATAGATCATTGCCGAAGCCGTTTGCCCGATCGCTTGACTCCATGAAACTTGATAGGAACGACGTAATGCCACAGCCATTGTCACAGCCGTGAGGGCAAGTGAGAATCCTGCAATTGGGGGTAACATCGGATTATGCTTGAGAGCGATCGCAGCGATGGTATCGGGAATGAAGGCAACAGTCAGTAAATATTGATTGATATAAAATAGGCAACCGTCAAATGTTTTCCAGAATCCCATTTTGCCACTAAGCAATAGTTTCCCATAGTCAAGATAGCGCTGAAATCCCCCTTCTGCCCAACGGTTGCGCTGATGCCAGAGTTGTTTAAATGTTAAGACCCCTTCTTCTTGTACCGCAGGGAAATTTAAACAGGCGATGTCCCATTGGCATAGATGTAGACGAATGGTGAGATCAAGATCATCGGTAATAGTCTGCTCATTCCAACCGCCACAATCATCGAGGGCAATACGGCGTACAAATTGACCATTCCCGCGCAACTCGCCGACACCGCCAACACGCACACGCAAATCCTGTAAGCACAAATCTAGCGCCATTTCCGCCGATTGTCCTGCTGTCCACCAGTTATCCGTCGCATTAGCGATCGCCTTTCGCAACTGCACTGCCCCAATTTTCGACTGTTGAAATACTGGTACTAGTGATCGCAACACATCCGCAGGCACTTGAGCATCAGCATCAAACACCCCGATAATATCGCCCTTAGTTAAAGCTAGAACTTGGTTTAATGCTCCTGACTTGCCACCCTGAGCCTCATCACCTCGACGCAAAGTTTTCAGTTGTGGATATTTTTGCTTAAGGAGATTGAGTACATCGGACGTGCGATCGCTACTATTGTCATCAACGATCCACACTTCAAAGCGATCGCTGGGATAGTCGATTTGACAGAGATTCTTCACCAAATTTCCAATTACCGCTTCCTCATTTTTTGCCGAAGCTAATAGAGAGAAAAATGGAAATTCTGAGGATCGCTCATTTTGATGATTAATTTCAGGATTTGCAGCGATCGCAGATAGAGGGGGCGCAAAAATTAACCGTAATGCATGAATACCAAATAATCCCAGTAGCACCCAACGCCACCAAGGGGCAAAATGCAAACCAATTGTCAATCCATAAACAATAATTAGAACAAGGATTGTCTTGATTCTACGGTAATTGCCTCCTGACTGAAGGCTGCTACGAAAGTCAGTCTCGTGCATTTGCGGTTTATATGTTACGAAATATTTAGATGAATATACTCAGGATACCGCTTTATCATCAAAGGTTTTCACAATTATCAAAACCTGAACATCCCAAAAAAGAATAATTTTGTAGCTTCAGCTACATTTAATGACTGAAATCAAGAGTAATCAACCATTTGCGTTAAATCGCTAATATAGTGTGAAGGGGTAATGCTTGGCATTGTCCCTTCACACAAACAGTAATTTAAGACCTATAACTGAATGTTCGGCTTTCTAAAACGCAAATTTCGCAAAAAAATCGCACGCATTGAAATTACAGGGGCGATCGGGGCAAGTACCAGAACCCGCGTTCTTGAAGCCCTTGAATTTGTTGAAGAAAACAAATTTCCTGCCCTCCTACTTCGCATCGATAGTCCTGGGGGAACCGTTGGCGATTCTCAAGAAATCTATGCAGCCCTCAAGCGTCTCAGAGAAAAGTCTAAGGTCAAAATAGTTGCCAGTTTTGGCAATATTTCCGCCAGTGGTGGCGTATATATCGGTGTTGGTGCAGATTACATTGTGTCTAATCCCGGAACGATTACAGGTAGCATTGGCGTAATTTTACGTGGTAACAACATTGAAAAGTTACTCGATAAAATTGGCGTTTCCTTTAAAGTAATCAAATCAGGAACTTACAAAGATATTCTCTCTTTTGATCGAGATATCACTGAAGAAGAGAGAGAAATCCTCCAATCACTAATTGATTCTAGCTATCACCAATTTGTGGAAACCGTTGCTGAAGGTCGCAAACTTAGCCCCGCCACTGTGCGTTCCTTTGCGGATGGACGAGTGTTTACAGGTGAGCAGGCTCTTACCCTCGGCTTAGTCGATCGCCTTGGTACCGAGGAAGATGCCAGAATTTGGGCATCGGAATTAGTAGGACTCGATCCTAAAAACACTAAGGTATTTACAATCAAGCCTCCCAAAACCTTTGCAAGTAAGTTTCTACCTAACGGATCAGAAAGTGCGATCGCCCGCTTGCAATTTGAAACGGAAACAAGTGGAATGCCGCTCTGGATGTGGCAATAAATTAAAAGGAGTGCAAAGCACTCCTTTTAATTTGAGTTTTAGTTGTGACCTAGATAACAGGTATTCGTGATTAGGATCGCTAGTTTAGTGAGATAGGGATCGCTAATTATAAGCTTTTCAAGTCACAAGAAGAATTGGGAACTAGATGCACAATATATGAGTCGGTTTAAGGGAGGGTAAACCTTATGACTCCTGTGCAACTAGAGAGAACTCAAAAGATGTTAACTGAACCCCAGTTTCGATTATTTTTTAGGCTTAGCAAAATGCGTGATTGGTTAGGAGAGCTATATTTAGAATTTATTTTGTCACAAGATGAAATTGAATATATCTACCATTCAGAGACGAATATTTGTAATCAAACAAATAAAGACCAAGATAAGCGATCGCCTTACTTAATGAGGTAATGATTATGTAGTCTTTAATTGCTGAAAATCCCCATTTATCAAATACTCTCTTAAAAACCGAGAGACTCTAAATCATCCAAAGTTACTAGGGAAGGATCGGGCACACTCACATCATTGAGAGCGATAGTATCCATATTGCCCAAGATTCGCTCTATCGTGATTGCGCCTAAATCTAAATTTGTTGAGTTCTCAGACAAAGATTTTTTTTCTGAATCTAGTTGTTTCGCTGACTCATTCTTTTCATTATCTGAAGATTTGGCATCATCATTGAGAGCTTCTTCATCCATTAATAGTAGTAATTTATCTAGATTCTGTTTAGGAATTCTAGATTTAATGGCATTGATATCACTCTCCAACTCTGTAATATCTGATTTCAAAACCTGTGAATTATCTACTTTAATAGATCGATCATCAAACCCAAAGTTATTAAATAAATCATCATCTAAATCTGTCGGCACAGTTTCATCATTCACCTGCTGAAGTATAGTCGGTTGCACAGCCGAAAATTCTTCACCTAAATCATCACCAAGATTCCCAATCTCAAATTCTTGATTACTACTAGTTGAGCGAGTACCCATAAACTCATCAAATAGTGAGTCGGAACCTTGAGAATCTGTATTTACTTCTGGAACAGTAGATGAAGATACTGGAGACGAGACTATTGGTGTCGAGTCTGGAAAATCATCAAATAGTGCATTGGCTGTAGTTGCCTCTAAGCTCGAACCCGATGCTGAAATTGGAGAAGTAGGTTCTGGAAAATCATCAAATAATGCATCTAATATGTCTGATTCTTTGCTAGATGTTAGTTGTGAATCCTCTTGAGCCTTTAACGGAGATTCGACAATTTCAGAATTACTGGTCGAGTTAGCTTCAGGTGTGGATGTCTCTAAAACAGGATAAATAATCGCTTGTGGTATAGAGGGTGACTCTGGTTGACGGGACTCTATAACAGGATAAGCATTAGACTGAGGTGGAGCTTCTTGTAAGTCTAGGGTAATGCCTTGGTGTTTAGTTTCTGGACTATCCTGATCTTGAGCAGGTTCTAAAAAGATTTTGGTAACAAGTCTAATTTTGGCTTTTTGCCATTGCTGCCCCGGTTGTAATATCGATAGATTGGTAATTACCTGATCGCCATGCTCATCAGTCTTGCTAGATTCGGCGATCGTATCTAGTAAACTCCGTAAATTGGGGTTGGAGGCAACTGCGGCAAACAAAAAGCTAGGTTTACTAATTACTTGGATTAATTCCGTGAGTGTAGTTAAGCATCGGACAGTGCCAACATGCTCATCGGTAAATCGCACAATAATGTCTTGATATTCTTGCAAGTTTTGCTGAATTTGCGACAACTTCTGTACTAGGATAACCCCTTTTGGATTACTGACAAGATTCATATTTTGATCTTGTACTAAATTTGCTGAGTTGGTAATTTGTGAATTTGTTAATGGTTTGCTGGGAGAGGGATCTAAGGAAAGTTCATGTTGCCAAGCTAAGTAATTATTATCAGAGCGGTAGGTTAAGATTTTGACACGTTTGATTTGCTCAACTTGCAAAATCATCATGCCCCTTTGAATAATTGTAATTACCGCTTTTTGATTCGGTATCTGTAGTGCTTGCAAAGAAATTTTGAGGCATTCCCCTTCCAGCTCAGCTTGAGCATGGATGCCTTTAGATTCTAGCGATCGATTTATCAAAGTAGCGATCGCTTGGGGATCACCTTTCTTTGCCAACTCCATAACGCTCAGTTGTGTCATACCCTATTCCCAATTGGCTACAAATTTCCCTAATGACTATCAGTTGAATATCATCGTCTTGCAATTATTATGATTTTCTCATTGATATGGAGAATATTAAACCGCAAATTAACTCAACTATTAGGCTTTCCAATTTTCACAATGTAACTGACAAATTTACAAATTTACGAATTTAGAGACAAATTTTAGCGTAATCTCGCAATGTAAGTTTGAAAACCTCAAATAGTGGCGTTGCTTTGCGCCACCACTATTTAATTAACGTCAGTTCGGGTTAAGCTGGCAAATTTTAAAAGCCTAAAAGTAAAAGCCTTGCGTAGCAAGGCTTTTA
Coding sequences within:
- a CDS encoding glycosyltransferase; protein product: MHETDFRSSLQSGGNYRRIKTILVLIIVYGLTIGLHFAPWWRWVLLGLFGIHALRLIFAPPLSAIAANPEINHQNERSSEFPFFSLLASAKNEEAVIGNLVKNLCQIDYPSDRFEVWIVDDNSSDRTSDVLNLLKQKYPQLKTLRRGDEAQGGKSGALNQVLALTKGDIIGVFDADAQVPADVLRSLVPVFQQSKIGAVQLRKAIANATDNWWTAGQSAEMALDLCLQDLRVRVGGVGELRGNGQFVRRIALDDCGGWNEQTITDDLDLTIRLHLCQWDIACLNFPAVQEEGVLTFKQLWHQRNRWAEGGFQRYLDYGKLLLSGKMGFWKTFDGCLFYINQYLLTVAFIPDTIAAIALKHNPMLPPIAGFSLALTAVTMAVALRRSYQVSWSQAIGQTASAMIYMLHWIPVIACVTLRMCVQPKLLKWVKTQHQGAGDNLLEDIELQEVNNNA
- the sppA gene encoding signal peptide peptidase SppA; translation: MFGFLKRKFRKKIARIEITGAIGASTRTRVLEALEFVEENKFPALLLRIDSPGGTVGDSQEIYAALKRLREKSKVKIVASFGNISASGGVYIGVGADYIVSNPGTITGSIGVILRGNNIEKLLDKIGVSFKVIKSGTYKDILSFDRDITEEEREILQSLIDSSYHQFVETVAEGRKLSPATVRSFADGRVFTGEQALTLGLVDRLGTEEDARIWASELVGLDPKNTKVFTIKPPKTFASKFLPNGSESAIARLQFETETSGMPLWMWQ